CAAGCATTTTCTGGGCATGAAAATGGTCGGTCGCAATAATGACGCTATCAGCCTTTTCACTCGTACCATTGGCAAGGGTTACTTCGTAGCCATCAGATTGTCGTGTCACTTTTGTAACAGCGGTTCCTTTTAATACGGATTCACCAAGTCTTTTTTCAAGTTGGATAACGATTTCCTCAAGCCCCGTTGTAAGTGAAATAAACATCCCTTTTCTGGCTGGCTGTTTTTTGGAGGCTGGCTGTTTTGGTGGTTCTGGCATCGTCTTCTTTAAACCAAGGACAAGGCTTCGATGCTCTTGTTCCATTTGATAAAAAGTCGGAAACAGTGACATTAAACTAAGCTTGTCGATATCTCCTGCATAAATACCGGCTAAAAGCGGCTCAATTAAATTCTCGACAACTTCATTTCCTAAACGTCTTCTAAAAAATTTCCCTAATGATTGGTCTTTTTGCGGCTTCCCCTTTGGCAGCACAAAATCTGCCGCAGCTCGCAGCTTCCCAACTGGAGAAAATAAACCAGATACCGCAAACGGCGTTACCCTTGTCGGAATCCCCATGAATGAGCCCTCTGGCATTGTATGTAATTTACCTTTAACAAGGATATAAGATTTTCCTGCTGTATTAGAGATGACTTTATCTTTAAGTCCAAGTTCTTCAATTAGATTGATTCCACTTGTCTTTCTGGCGATGATGGAATCTGGGCCTTTTTCAATGACGAAGCCATCCTTCTTAACCGTTTGAATGACACCACCAAGACGAGTGCTTGCTTCAATTAATTTAATTTCAATCGGTAACGATTTTTGTTGAGCTTCTTTTTGTAGGTAATAAGCAGCAGCTAAACCCGTTATGCCGCCTCCAACAATGATTACTTTCTTTTTATCCACCGTTTTTGTCTCCTACCATTCGTTTTTCTATATTTTAACCTATGTTTGAATGAAAAATATCCTAATAGGCCATTTGTTGAAAAATTGTTTAGTTTTTTACAAATACCATCCTAAATTTGTACAAAAAAACACTGGGGTCAGTCCCCAGTGCTTTAACGAAGTGCGGTAACGATTTCTTCCATTCTCATTCCCCGAGATGCTTTGACGAGGATAAGTGTTTCGGAATTTGTATGTCTTTTCAATTCTGTGATCAGGGTACTTTTATCACTAAATGAATATACTCGATCTGCTGGAAGAACAGCCCTTGCTCCCTTAGCAATAAATTGACCTAATTGTCCATAAGTAAAGACGAAATCTATTTTTTCAGGTTGAACGGACTCTCCAATTTTTTGGTGAAAAGCTTCTTCCTCGGGCCCTAGTTCTAGCATATCTCCAAGGACAAGAATTTTTTGCTTATATCCCTCTAGATTCGTGATTAACTCTATCGCCGCATTCATGGAAGTTGGACTTGCATTATAGGCATCATTGATGATTTTTTCACCCTTTGCTCCTGGGACAAGTTCCATTCTCATATTCGTTAATTTTAAGCTGGCAAAACCTGCATTCATTTTTTCGTATGGTACTCCAAAATGATGGGCAACCAACATGGAAGCCAGCGCATTTAAGACATTATGCGTTCCTAATACCGGTAACATAAATGATTCACTATGGCTATTAATCGAAAAAATGCTTCCAGGTTTCTGTGCCTGTGATATGAACTGGATAAAGGTCATTGTTTTCACCGCGACCAAAGGTTTGAACGTTCCCATCATAGTTCACTAAGCGCTCACGTAGTAGTGGCTCATCTCCGAGATAGACGAGTAAGCCGTTTTCTTGTAAACCTGCAATAATTTCAAGCTTAGCCTCAGCAATTCCTTCCCTAGAGCCAAGATCCAGAAGGTGAGATTCGCCAATATTGGTGATGATCACAGCATTCGGTCTAG
The DNA window shown above is from Bacillus sp. T3 and carries:
- the hemY gene encoding protoporphyrinogen oxidase; amino-acid sequence: MDKKKVIIVGGGITGLAAAYYLQKEAQQKSLPIEIKLIEASTRLGGVIQTVKKDGFVIEKGPDSIIARKTSGINLIEELGLKDKVISNTAGKSYILVKGKLHTMPEGSFMGIPTRVTPFAVSGLFSPVGKLRAAADFVLPKGKPQKDQSLGKFFRRRLGNEVVENLIEPLLAGIYAGDIDKLSLMSLFPTFYQMEQEHRSLVLGLKKTMPEPPKQPASKKQPARKGMFISLTTGLEEIVIQLEKRLGESVLKGTAVTKVTRQSDGYEVTLANGTSEKADSVIIATDHFHAQKMLAEFSFMDCFKDMPSTSVANVAMAFPKSAIKQDIDGSGFVVSRNSDFRITACTWTHKKWPGSTPEGMALLRCYVGKPNDQEAVNLSDDEIIEIVLNDLNKTMNITEKPLFHVVTRWKKAMPQYTVGHKERMEQVKAALNEELPGVYLAGGSFEGVGIPDCITQGINAMKKSLEYITK